Proteins from a genomic interval of Rosa chinensis cultivar Old Blush chromosome 2, RchiOBHm-V2, whole genome shotgun sequence:
- the LOC112183967 gene encoding uncharacterized protein LOC112183967: MGCLKLNFDGATDVRNGVSGIGAVFRVHGITRQAERCPGSSNQVGNLPPRAVESLAMLHGLRFALHVGFKKLEVEGDALTFLNVLNDSSDDHSSEGHILDEVKQLLKSFISCSWRFVRRDCNKVAHRLAKEALKLSQPWWFISESGPSWLHQCVGMDFECEV, translated from the coding sequence ATGGGATGTCTCAAACTAAATTTTGATGGTGCTACAGATGTTAGAAATGGAGTAAGTGGAATTGGAGCTGTTTTTCGGGTTCACGGGATCACACGGCAAGCTGAGAGGTGCCCTGGCAGTTCCAATCAAGTCGGTAATCTTCCCCCAAGAGCAGTGGAATCTCTAGCGATGCTTCATGGTCTAAGGTTTGCTTTGCATGTTGGCTTTAAAAAATTGGAAGTGGAGGGAGATGCTTTGacatttttaaatgttttgaatgATAGTAGTGACGACCATAGTTCGGAAGGTCATATCTTAGATGAAGTTAAACAGTTACTTAAGTCTTTTATTAGTTGTAGTTGGCGTTTTGTAAGGCGAGATTGTAATAAGGTTGCACATCGCCTTGCAAAAGAAGCCTTGAAGTTGAGTCAACCTTGGTGGTTCATCAGTGAGTCGGGGCCTAGTTGGCTTCATCAGTGTGTCGGTATGGACTTCGAGTGTGAAGTTTAA